In Methanofollis fontis, the following proteins share a genomic window:
- a CDS encoding methionine synthase encodes MNLSSHPLPTTVVGSYPVVKAGGLRGILDPFRGAVETAVADQIRAGIDIISDGQVRGDMITAFVSRLPGIRAQRVIGRVEAPPTPLTVADTRYALSRHPKVKGIITGPSTLAHGLRIDTPTYRGRAELILDLAQALSAEARALEAAGATMIQIDEPIFSTGAADLVVGRQAVDMIASVLRVPSCMHVCGEIGGVIDDVLRVQVSVLDFEFSESAENLEVLSRRDLKGRSVGFGCVASADPGVESVETIQKRIEKGVEVFGPDQMILDPDCGLRMLQRDVAFEKLSNMVRAAAAVRAEL; translated from the coding sequence ATGAACCTCTCGTCGCACCCCCTCCCCACGACGGTTGTCGGGAGTTATCCGGTGGTGAAGGCCGGCGGTCTGCGCGGCATCCTGGATCCCTTCAGGGGTGCGGTCGAGACGGCGGTTGCCGACCAGATCCGCGCCGGGATCGATATCATATCTGACGGGCAGGTGCGGGGCGACATGATCACCGCCTTCGTCTCCCGCCTGCCCGGGATCCGGGCGCAGCGGGTGATCGGGCGGGTGGAGGCCCCGCCGACCCCCCTCACCGTCGCCGACACCAGATACGCCCTCTCCCGGCACCCGAAGGTGAAGGGGATCATCACGGGCCCCTCGACGCTTGCGCATGGCCTGCGGATCGACACCCCCACCTACCGGGGCCGGGCCGAACTGATCCTGGACCTGGCGCAGGCGCTCTCCGCCGAGGCGCGGGCCCTGGAGGCGGCGGGTGCGACGATGATCCAGATCGACGAACCGATCTTCTCCACCGGCGCCGCCGATCTCGTCGTCGGGCGGCAGGCGGTGGATATGATCGCCTCGGTGCTCCGCGTCCCATCGTGCATGCACGTCTGCGGTGAGATCGGAGGGGTGATCGATGATGTCCTGCGGGTGCAGGTCTCGGTGCTGGACTTTGAGTTCTCAGAAAGTGCCGAAAACCTGGAGGTGCTCTCCAGGCGGGACCTGAAGGGGCGGAGCGTGGGCTTTGGCTGTGTTGCCTCGGCCGATCCCGGTGTGGAGAGCGTGGAGACGATCCAGAAGCGGATCGAGAAGGGTGTTGAGGTCTTCGGCCCGGATCAGATGATCCTGGACCCGGACTGCGGGCTGCGGATGCTCCAGCGCGACGTCGCCTTTGAGAAGCTCTCGAATATGGTCCGGGCCGCCGCGGCGGTCAGGGCCGAACTCTGA
- a CDS encoding RAD55 family ATPase produces MEREDRRSTGLVGLDLALEGGIPKGAVILVVGNPLNGLDLFARQFWQIEEEKSDGGTYLILDGDPLEGMIDVREKKLGQFGDLMQGERVVVDSLSTLILDHGLDAALDLIRQAQDYARREGANVLCTLYEGLHSPIEEIRLFRAADGYFELRQQIDGSEVQRKMGIFKMKGLDLPNQLVPYNITAEGLELSTTKRVV; encoded by the coding sequence ATGGAACGTGAAGACCGACGATCAACAGGGCTTGTGGGGCTCGATCTTGCCCTTGAAGGAGGGATACCAAAGGGTGCGGTGATCCTTGTGGTGGGTAACCCGCTCAATGGTCTCGACCTCTTTGCCCGGCAGTTCTGGCAGATCGAGGAGGAGAAAAGCGATGGCGGCACCTATCTGATACTCGACGGCGACCCACTCGAGGGCATGATCGATGTCAGGGAGAAAAAACTCGGACAGTTCGGCGACCTGATGCAGGGAGAGAGGGTCGTCGTGGACTCACTCTCGACGCTCATCCTGGACCACGGGCTTGATGCCGCCCTCGACCTTATCAGGCAGGCGCAGGACTACGCCCGCAGGGAAGGGGCAAATGTGCTCTGCACCCTCTACGAAGGTCTGCACTCACCTATCGAGGAGATCAGACTCTTCCGCGCCGCTGACGGCTACTTTGAACTCAGGCAGCAGATCGACGGGTCGGAGGTCCAGCGCAAGATGGGCATATTCAAGATGAAGGGGCTTGACCTCCCGAACCAGCTGGTGCCCTACAATATCACCGCCGAGGGGCTCGAACTCTCGACCACCAAACGGGTGGTGTGA
- a CDS encoding class I adenylate-forming enzyme family protein, which produces MPNITTFLDVNARYLNGPAFVFGRDGRSLTFPELRDTACRLAGGLEALGVMKGERVCIYLDTSPEYLLSYFAIWRIGAIAVPTSTVWHEDELRYAIQDSGAVAVITDGRGTETVRRIQGECPALAHICVTDGAQEGEVPWEDLYAAEPLEGAVNCAFDDLCQLQYTSGTTGRPKGAMLSHGNWMNALATEREVLDLREGDVYLGIYPMGHVGLSWGLAVLKAGGTFICMDRFDPGEYLRLIEEHRVTVLAAMPPVIHTLIRSKPGTEERLKSVRCVISGGGPLLPVIWEEFDRRFSIPIVNAYGLSETIVVGSATTVVPSHYDLHRGHLSVGAPVGYAEVRVVAEEDPDRELDAGEIGEIALRGPSVAQGYWGMPEATERVFLPEGWFLTGDLGYLDRDGVLFITDRKKDMIIMSGWKIYPTEVENVIIEHPGIADVAIFARPDERRGEVPVAAVVLNPGHQITQADLEAYCRERLASYKVPREMVIVDDLPRVGGWKLLRRTLREHYPEPTTD; this is translated from the coding sequence ATGCCGAATATCACCACATTTCTCGATGTCAATGCCCGTTATCTGAACGGTCCCGCATTTGTCTTCGGAAGGGACGGCCGGAGCCTCACCTTCCCGGAACTGCGGGACACCGCCTGCCGCCTGGCCGGAGGGCTCGAGGCCCTCGGCGTGATGAAGGGCGAGCGGGTCTGCATCTATCTCGATACCTCCCCTGAATATCTCCTCTCCTACTTCGCGATCTGGCGAATCGGGGCTATCGCCGTCCCCACCAGCACCGTCTGGCACGAGGACGAACTGCGCTACGCCATCCAGGATTCCGGTGCGGTCGCCGTCATCACCGATGGGCGGGGCACGGAGACCGTGCGGCGGATCCAGGGAGAGTGCCCGGCCCTGGCCCACATCTGCGTGACGGATGGGGCACAAGAGGGCGAGGTCCCATGGGAGGACCTCTATGCCGCCGAACCGCTGGAAGGCGCCGTCAACTGCGCCTTCGACGACCTCTGCCAGCTCCAGTACACCTCAGGAACGACCGGGAGGCCGAAGGGGGCGATGCTCTCCCACGGCAACTGGATGAACGCCCTGGCCACCGAACGCGAGGTGCTCGATCTGAGGGAGGGCGACGTCTATCTCGGCATCTACCCGATGGGGCATGTGGGCCTCTCCTGGGGGCTTGCCGTGCTCAAGGCGGGAGGCACCTTCATCTGCATGGACCGCTTCGACCCCGGGGAATACCTCCGACTGATCGAGGAGCACCGGGTCACCGTGCTGGCGGCGATGCCGCCGGTGATCCACACCCTGATCCGCTCGAAACCCGGCACCGAAGAGCGGCTGAAGAGTGTCAGGTGCGTCATCAGCGGCGGCGGCCCCCTGCTTCCGGTCATCTGGGAGGAGTTCGACCGGCGGTTTTCGATCCCGATCGTGAACGCCTACGGACTCTCCGAGACGATCGTCGTCGGATCGGCGACCACCGTCGTCCCCTCCCACTATGACCTCCACCGCGGCCACCTCTCCGTCGGGGCGCCGGTCGGGTATGCCGAGGTGCGGGTGGTGGCCGAAGAGGATCCTGACCGCGAACTCGACGCCGGCGAGATCGGGGAGATCGCCCTCCGCGGCCCCTCGGTGGCACAGGGCTACTGGGGGATGCCGGAGGCCACCGAACGGGTCTTCCTCCCGGAAGGCTGGTTCCTGACCGGCGACCTCGGGTATCTGGACAGAGACGGCGTGCTCTTCATCACCGACCGGAAAAAGGACATGATCATCATGTCGGGGTGGAAGATCTACCCCACCGAGGTGGAGAACGTGATCATCGAACACCCCGGCATCGCCGATGTGGCCATCTTCGCCCGCCCGGATGAGCGACGCGGCGAGGTGCCGGTGGCGGCCGTCGTGCTGAACCCCGGTCACCAGATCACCCAGGCGGACCTGGAGGCCTACTGCAGGGAGCGGCTTGCCAGTTACAAGGTGCCGCGAGAGATGGTGATCGTCGACGACCTGCCGCGCGTCGGCGGCTGGAAACTGCTCAGGCGAACCCTCAGAGAGCACTACCCGGAGCCCACCACAGACTAA